The Seriola aureovittata isolate HTS-2021-v1 ecotype China chromosome 3, ASM2101889v1, whole genome shotgun sequence genome includes a region encoding these proteins:
- the LOC130166166 gene encoding uncharacterized protein LOC130166166 isoform X2, whose protein sequence is MAYYEPVGMREDGLPACANAEPEPPQLQDNWAAMDRPPGRFRSTGIQVPEMCPATMEKPIPQHIVDEEAILQLMKSCPMCNKKCRCSKHTRGPYFIVYQSCYFCDYQRKWASQPEAKNMNIHKAHTPPKKKLQAKDKVSVNA, encoded by the exons ATGGCGTATTATGAACCAGTTGGTATGAGAGAAGATGGGCTTCCAGCCTGTGCAAATGCAGAACCAGAGCCACCTCAG CTGCAGGACAACTGGGCAGCAATGGACAGACCACCAGGCCGGTTCAGAAGCACAG GCATTCAAGTACCTGAGATGTGCCCTGCAACCATGGAGAA ACCAATTCCACAGCACATAGTTGATGAGGAGGCTATCCTGCAGCTGATGAAGAGCTGTCCAATGTGCAACAAAAAGTGCCGCTGTAGCAAACACACTCGCGGCCCTTACTTCATAGTCTACCAGAGCTGCTACTTCTGTGATTATCAGCGCAAGTGGGCCAGTCAGCCCGAAgctaaaaatatgaacattCATAAGGCGCACACGCCGCCCAAGAAGAAACTTCAGGCAAAGGACAAGGTATCCGTAAATGCCTAG
- the LOC130166166 gene encoding THAP domain-containing protein 8-like isoform X1, protein MVRACKFPNCNNKMKRYTPCSFHRLPLNDKQRLKLWLAALQINPDTSVKQLREADYRVCSEHFEREDYVQRVGPEPPKQFFLKPTAVPRVVKPDAEAELQDNWAAMDRPPGRFRSTGIQVPEMCPATMEKPIPQHIVDEEAILQLMKSCPMCNKKCRCSKHTRGPYFIVYQSCYFCDYQRKWASQPEAKNMNIHKAHTPPKKKLQAKDKVSVNA, encoded by the exons ATGGTTCGCGCATGCAAGTTTCCTAATTgcaataacaaaatgaaaagatacACGCCGTGCAGTTTTCACCGGCTTCCACTCAACGACAAACAGAGGCTCAAGTTGTGGCTAGCTGCTCTTCAAATAAACCCCGACACAAGTGTAAAGCAACTACGTGAGGCGGACTATCGAGTATGTAGTGAACATTTCGAGAGGGAGGACTATGTACAGCGCGTCGGACCAGAACCACCCAAACAGTTCTTCCTGAAACCCACAGCTGTTCCCAGAGTAGTGAAGCCCGATGCGGAAGCAGAG CTGCAGGACAACTGGGCAGCAATGGACAGACCACCAGGCCGGTTCAGAAGCACAG GCATTCAAGTACCTGAGATGTGCCCTGCAACCATGGAGAA ACCAATTCCACAGCACATAGTTGATGAGGAGGCTATCCTGCAGCTGATGAAGAGCTGTCCAATGTGCAACAAAAAGTGCCGCTGTAGCAAACACACTCGCGGCCCTTACTTCATAGTCTACCAGAGCTGCTACTTCTGTGATTATCAGCGCAAGTGGGCCAGTCAGCCCGAAgctaaaaatatgaacattCATAAGGCGCACACGCCGCCCAAGAAGAAACTTCAGGCAAAGGACAAGGTATCCGTAAATGCCTAG